From Bacillus sp. Bos-x628, the proteins below share one genomic window:
- the rpsL gene encoding 30S ribosomal protein S12, which yields MPTINQLVRKGRVSKVENSKSPALNKGYNSFKKEHTNVTSPQKRGVCTRVGTMTPKKPNSALRKYARVRLSNLIEVTAYIPGIGHNLQEHSVVLIRGGRVKDLPGVRYHIVRGALDTAGVDGRMQGRSKYGTKRPKQSK from the coding sequence ATGCCTACAATTAATCAGCTAGTACGCAAAGGACGCGTGAGTAAAGTTGAAAACTCAAAGTCTCCTGCACTTAACAAAGGATATAACAGTTTCAAAAAAGAGCACACTAACGTAACATCTCCACAGAAACGCGGGGTTTGTACTCGTGTCGGAACAATGACACCGAAGAAGCCAAACTCAGCACTACGTAAATATGCTCGTGTACGTTTGTCTAACCTGATTGAAGTAACAGCTTACATTCCTGGTATCGGACACAACCTACAAGAGCACAGTGTAGTACTTATTCGTGGCGGACGTGTAAAAGACTTACCGGGTGTACGTTACCACATCGTTCGTGGTGCGCTTGATACTGCCGGGGTTGACGGTCGTATGCAAGGACGTTCTAAATACGGAACAAAACGCCCGAAACAAAGCAAATAA
- a CDS encoding 50S ribosomal protein L7ae-like protein, whose protein sequence is MSYDKVSQAQSIIIGTKQTVKALKRDSVKEIVVAKDADPALTAGVMKLAKEKGVDILVVDSMKKLGKACGIEVGAAAVAIML, encoded by the coding sequence ATGTCTTATGATAAAGTATCACAGGCTCAATCAATTATTATTGGTACGAAGCAAACAGTAAAAGCTCTAAAACGAGATTCAGTAAAGGAAATCGTCGTAGCAAAAGATGCTGACCCTGCCTTAACAGCTGGTGTAATGAAACTAGCGAAAGAGAAGGGTGTAGACATTTTAGTGGTAGATTCCATGAAAAAGCTCGGCAAGGCCTGCGGAATTGAAGTTGGGGCAGCAGCTGTTGCCATTATGTTATAA